A section of the Streptomyces xinghaiensis S187 genome encodes:
- the eboE gene encoding metabolite traffic protein EboE encodes MRFRHPDGSTVHLAYCTNVHPAETLDGVLRQLREHCEPVRRRLGRDRLGIGLWLARDAARALVADPAALRTLRSELDRRGLEVVTLNGFPYAGFGAERVKYRVYRPDWTEPERLGHTTDLARLLAGLLPDDEPEGTISTLPLAWRTPYNAASERTARRALTLLAQRLDALQDLTGTSIRIGLEPEPGCTVATTADAVAALSGRGRPPSHRIGVCVDTCHLATEFEEPGPALDALSGAGIPVVKAQLSAALHAENPGREDVRAALAAFAEPRFLHQTRTRTRAGEVTGTDDLDEALGLPAEPPARSCGAGGTAPALPAPALPAPALPTTGPWRVHLHVPLHAAPLPPLTSTLPVLRDTLTRLVGGPAPLTRHLEVETYSWQALPPELRPRSRARLAEGIAAELCLVRDLLTDLGLKELP; translated from the coding sequence GTGCGCTTCCGGCATCCCGACGGCTCGACCGTCCACCTCGCGTACTGCACCAACGTCCACCCGGCGGAAACCCTCGACGGCGTGCTCCGCCAGCTCCGCGAGCACTGCGAACCCGTACGCCGCCGCCTCGGCCGGGACCGGCTCGGGATCGGCCTCTGGCTGGCCCGCGACGCCGCCCGCGCGCTCGTCGCCGACCCGGCCGCGCTGCGCACCCTCCGCTCCGAGCTCGACCGCCGCGGCCTGGAAGTCGTCACCCTCAACGGTTTCCCGTACGCGGGCTTCGGCGCCGAGCGGGTCAAGTACCGCGTGTACCGCCCCGACTGGACGGAGCCGGAACGCCTCGGCCACACCACCGACCTCGCCCGCCTCCTCGCCGGGCTGCTCCCCGACGACGAGCCCGAGGGCACCATCTCCACCCTGCCCCTCGCCTGGCGCACCCCCTACAACGCCGCCTCGGAGCGCACCGCCCGACGGGCCCTCACCCTGCTCGCCCAGCGGCTCGACGCCCTCCAGGACCTCACCGGCACCTCCATCCGCATCGGCCTCGAACCGGAACCCGGCTGCACCGTCGCCACCACCGCCGACGCGGTCGCCGCCCTCAGCGGCCGGGGGCGCCCGCCGTCCCACCGCATCGGCGTCTGCGTGGACACCTGCCACCTCGCCACCGAGTTCGAGGAACCGGGCCCGGCCCTGGACGCGCTCAGCGGGGCCGGCATCCCCGTCGTCAAGGCCCAGCTGTCGGCGGCGCTGCACGCCGAGAACCCCGGCCGGGAGGACGTACGGGCGGCCCTCGCCGCCTTCGCCGAACCGCGCTTCCTCCACCAGACCCGCACTCGCACCCGGGCGGGGGAGGTCACCGGCACCGACGACCTGGACGAGGCCCTGGGCCTGCCCGCCGAACCGCCCGCCCGGAGCTGCGGAGCCGGCGGCACAGCCCCGGCCCTCCCCGCCCCCGCTCTCCCCGCCCCCGCTCTCCCCACCACCGGTCCCTGGCGGGTTCACCTCCACGTCCCCCTGCACGCCGCACCGCTGCCCCCGCTGACCTCGACCCTCCCCGTCCTCCGCGACACCCTCACCCGGCTCGTCGGCGGCCCGGCGCCCCTCACCCGCCACCTGGAGGTGGAGACCTACAGCTGGCAGGCCCTGCCGCCCGAGCTGCGCCCCCGTTCCCGGGCCCGGCTCGCCGAGGGCATCGCCGCCGAACTCTGCCTCGTCCGCGACCTGCTGACCGACCTCGGCCTCAAGGAGCTGCCGTGA
- a CDS encoding TatD family hydrolase, giving the protein MRIFDPHIHMTSRTTADYEAMYAAGVRAVVEPSFWLGQPRTAPASFFDYFDALLGWEPFRAAQYGIAHHCTIALNPKEANDPRCAPVLDELPRYLVKDSVVAVGEIGYDSMTPAEDAALEAQLQLAADHELPALVHTPHRDKAAGLRRTLDAVRRSDLDPGLVLLDHLNETTVDEARDSGCWLGFSLYPDTKMDPARMVRILRSHGTERMLVNSAADWGRSDPLTTRQAGDAMLAAGFTEDEVDQVLWRNPVAFYGQSGRLDTAAPGPAAGAATHEGNSILRGGS; this is encoded by the coding sequence ATGCGTATCTTCGACCCGCACATCCATATGACCTCGCGCACCACCGCCGACTACGAGGCCATGTACGCGGCGGGCGTCCGCGCCGTCGTCGAGCCGTCGTTCTGGCTCGGCCAGCCCCGCACCGCACCCGCCAGCTTCTTCGACTATTTCGACGCGCTCCTCGGCTGGGAGCCGTTCCGCGCCGCCCAGTACGGCATCGCGCACCACTGCACGATCGCCCTCAACCCGAAGGAGGCGAACGACCCGCGCTGCGCCCCCGTCCTGGACGAGCTGCCGCGCTATCTCGTCAAGGACTCGGTCGTCGCCGTCGGGGAGATCGGCTACGACTCGATGACGCCCGCGGAGGACGCCGCCCTGGAGGCGCAGCTCCAGCTGGCCGCCGACCACGAACTGCCCGCCCTGGTCCACACCCCGCACCGCGACAAGGCCGCCGGCCTGCGCCGCACCCTCGACGCCGTCCGCCGCTCGGACCTGGACCCCGGACTCGTCCTGCTCGACCACCTCAACGAGACGACCGTCGACGAGGCCCGCGACAGCGGCTGCTGGCTCGGCTTCTCCCTCTACCCCGACACCAAGATGGACCCCGCCCGCATGGTCCGGATCCTCCGCTCCCACGGCACCGAACGCATGCTCGTCAACTCCGCCGCCGACTGGGGCCGCAGCGACCCGCTGACGACCCGGCAGGCCGGCGACGCGATGCTCGCCGCCGGATTCACCGAGGACGAGGTCGACCAGGTCCTGTGGCGCAACCCCGTGGCCTTCTACGGACAGAGCGGCCGGCTCGACACGGCCGCCCCCGGCCCGGCCGCGGGCGCCGCCACCCACGAGGGCAACTCCATACTCCGGGGAGGCTCCTGA
- a CDS encoding EboA domain-containing protein translates to MGRDPGARARPGPAPASGPGARTDSAGRPDSDTRPGPAAAPAAPAGPTGPAGLTGPSGAAGLAGLTDPTDTARVLLLRAARATPGTLDRLYHQGTAAERRAVLLALPYLPGIGPEAVPLIEDALRANDTRLVAAAVGPYAVRHLASHAWRHAVLKCLFTEVPVAAVAGLADRARGDAELARMLTDYARERTAAGRPVPPDLHHVLALTAEETGTEPEPGTEPEQAAAEPPVTGPPATEPAATEPSRTEPAATEEP, encoded by the coding sequence ATCGGCCGCGATCCCGGCGCCCGCGCGCGTCCCGGACCGGCCCCGGCCTCCGGCCCGGGCGCACGCACCGACTCCGCCGGCCGCCCCGACTCCGATACCCGGCCCGGTCCGGCCGCCGCCCCCGCCGCCCCCGCCGGCCCCACCGGCCCCGCCGGCCTCACCGGCCCGTCCGGAGCAGCCGGCCTTGCCGGCCTCACCGACCCCACCGACACCGCCCGTGTCCTCCTCCTCCGCGCCGCCCGCGCCACCCCCGGCACGCTCGACCGCCTCTACCACCAGGGCACCGCCGCCGAGCGCCGTGCCGTCCTGCTGGCTCTGCCGTACCTCCCGGGCATCGGGCCCGAGGCCGTCCCCCTGATCGAGGACGCGCTCCGGGCGAACGACACCCGGCTGGTCGCCGCCGCCGTCGGCCCCTACGCGGTGCGGCACCTCGCCTCGCACGCCTGGCGGCACGCCGTACTGAAGTGCCTGTTCACCGAGGTGCCGGTCGCCGCCGTCGCCGGTCTCGCGGACCGGGCCCGCGGCGATGCCGAGCTGGCCCGGATGCTCACCGACTACGCCCGCGAGCGCACCGCGGCCGGCCGCCCCGTCCCTCCGGACCTGCACCACGTCCTGGCCCTGACGGCAGAGGAGACGGGGACGGAGCCGGAGCCGGGGACGGAGCCAGAGCAGGCCGCGGCCGAACCGCCCGTCACCGGCCCTCCCGCCACGGAGCCGGCCGCGACCGAGCCGTCCCGCACGGAGCCCGCCGCGACAGAGGAGCCCTGA